A stretch of Pseudoalteromonas sp. A25 DNA encodes these proteins:
- a CDS encoding GNAT family N-acetyltransferase produces MLEKRTLSTDKVSLKPLLEQHLDELFNAGQDPKLWRWILDNYCKTPQRLSDWFHKTAQFDAQQQLVMGIYCNTQQRIVGTTRLFRLDKHNLSAEIGHTFVGVPWQRSCINTHSKYLLLKYAFETLKLVRVTFGTHESNQQSRDAIARLGARFEGIQFKNRKLVDGSFRNSALFSIIDSQWPQIKQQLESKL; encoded by the coding sequence ATGTTAGAAAAACGTACTTTAAGCACTGATAAAGTCAGCCTAAAACCCTTATTAGAACAGCACTTAGACGAACTTTTTAATGCAGGGCAAGACCCCAAATTATGGCGTTGGATCTTAGATAACTATTGCAAAACCCCACAAAGACTCAGTGACTGGTTTCATAAAACGGCACAATTTGATGCGCAGCAGCAATTAGTGATGGGAATTTACTGCAACACCCAACAAAGAATTGTTGGCACCACTCGATTGTTTAGACTTGATAAACATAACCTAAGTGCTGAAATTGGCCACACTTTTGTGGGTGTGCCTTGGCAGCGTAGCTGTATAAACACCCACAGCAAATATCTGTTACTAAAATACGCATTTGAAACACTCAAACTTGTGCGTGTCACATTTGGCACCCATGAAAGCAATCAACAATCAAGAGATGCCATTGCGCGTTTAGGTGCTCGCTTTGAAGGTATTCAGTTTAAAAATAGAAAGCTCGTTGATGGTAGCTTTAGAAACAGTGCTTTATTTAGCATTATCGACAGCCAGTGGCCTCAAATAAAACAACAACTGGAGAGCAAACTGTGA
- a CDS encoding AraC family transcriptional regulator, which translates to MTQYVNINAGYLEVDELDNEDHHAHEEYVITLLLSGYVTLKSNNATLIKPGTLTLVPSGFAHTLVKGKAMSVHWLSFGITDEQHAQNNDLFLPFTQIRQGALPIAQVSKTRLPFIITLFEEVQRACSENKPDVVLESLINLIISEAASASSISPVYLGHETKVSKAMQFIERRCCDGISLKDVAQAVHVSPAHLTTKMKASTGYTVGQWIIKHRLKVAINRLETTADSIEHIAQKLGWSDVTHFIRQFKKAYQITPAAWRRRHTIKP; encoded by the coding sequence ATGACTCAATACGTAAACATTAATGCGGGCTACCTTGAGGTAGACGAGCTAGATAACGAAGACCACCATGCGCATGAGGAATACGTGATCACCTTGTTGCTATCTGGTTATGTCACATTAAAGAGCAACAATGCCACGCTAATAAAACCAGGCACCCTAACCTTGGTGCCCTCAGGTTTTGCGCACACCCTTGTTAAAGGTAAAGCTATGTCGGTTCACTGGCTCAGTTTTGGTATTACCGATGAGCAACACGCCCAAAACAATGATTTGTTTTTGCCGTTTACTCAAATAAGACAAGGTGCCTTGCCTATCGCTCAAGTTAGCAAAACACGATTACCTTTCATCATTACTTTATTTGAAGAGGTTCAGCGAGCCTGCTCAGAGAATAAGCCCGACGTAGTACTAGAGAGCTTAATAAACCTTATTATCAGTGAGGCTGCCAGTGCATCGAGCATAAGTCCTGTCTATCTGGGCCATGAAACCAAAGTCAGTAAGGCTATGCAGTTTATAGAGCGCCGTTGTTGCGATGGCATTAGCCTTAAAGATGTTGCTCAAGCCGTGCATGTAAGTCCAGCCCACCTAACCACAAAAATGAAGGCCTCCACTGGCTATACCGTGGGGCAATGGATCATCAAACATCGCCTAAAAGTGGCCATAAATCGATTAGAAACCACTGCTGATAGCATAGAGCACATCGCTCAAAAGTTGGGTTGGAGCGACGTCACCCACTTTATTCGGCAATTTAAAAAAGCTTACCAAATTACACCCGCGGCATGGCGCAGACGGCACACTATTAAGCCGTAA
- a CDS encoding antibiotic biosynthesis monooxygenase family protein has translation MSDNVFEIVEFKLAEGVSEADFLPLSNAFESFLAQQPGFMYRSLARGNNKAGYVDISYWQSAQDLEQCEKAFEGSTVCKEFMTVIDSESVVMTRHAIIAQTQCNG, from the coding sequence ATGTCAGATAATGTATTTGAAATTGTTGAATTTAAGTTGGCTGAAGGTGTAAGTGAAGCAGACTTTTTACCATTAAGTAACGCTTTTGAGAGCTTTTTAGCCCAGCAGCCAGGTTTTATGTATCGCTCTCTTGCTAGAGGAAATAACAAAGCGGGTTATGTAGACATTAGCTACTGGCAATCAGCACAAGATCTCGAACAATGCGAAAAAGCATTCGAAGGCTCAACTGTATGCAAAGAATTTATGACCGTAATCGACAGTGAATCGGTGGTTATGACGCGCCATGCAATCATTGCACAAACGCAATGTAATGGATAA
- a CDS encoding FMN-binding negative transcriptional regulator — MTYPPRHFQDDNQERILALVEQAPLATILFGPENEQLNDAVYAPLIFDSSKQLFIGHIAANNPLAQHQSTVVKMLFQGPNGYLSPNHSDALVVPTWLYANAQLSGQFQMVNDYEQKLSMMNLITDHFERTFDRPWPVSALDDAKRDTMFKHIEFFTVDVQHWQGHFKLSQNKPQRVREQIKQSLSNQGYKELATLI; from the coding sequence GTGACCTATCCACCACGACACTTTCAAGATGATAACCAAGAGCGGATTTTGGCTTTGGTAGAGCAAGCGCCTTTAGCAACTATTTTATTCGGACCTGAAAACGAACAACTCAATGACGCGGTTTATGCGCCCCTAATATTTGATAGTTCAAAGCAATTATTTATCGGACATATTGCGGCCAACAATCCACTAGCACAACATCAAAGTACGGTGGTTAAAATGCTGTTTCAAGGCCCTAATGGATATCTATCGCCTAACCATAGTGACGCATTAGTCGTGCCTACTTGGCTCTATGCGAATGCACAATTAAGTGGTCAATTTCAGATGGTCAATGACTATGAGCAAAAGCTGAGCATGATGAATTTGATCACCGACCATTTTGAGCGCACATTTGACAGGCCTTGGCCGGTATCAGCCCTTGATGACGCCAAGCGAGATACTATGTTCAAGCATATTGAGTTTTTCACTGTTGATGTACAACACTGGCAAGGTCACTTTAAGCTTAGTCAAAACAAACCACAGCGGGTGAGAGAGCAAATCAAACAAAGCTTGTCTAATCAAGGTTATAAAGAATTAGCGACATTGATCTAA
- a CDS encoding YSC84-related protein: MRNCSFAIFVLSALLIAGCASSSGKSVEQKRAAVESMRSDVLSKLYTQKPDVQQQIASSAGYAVFDNANVNVIIASFGGGYGVAVNRQTGAKTYMNMAEAGIGFGIGAKDFSVVMVFHTSAALQRFIEHGWAFGGNADAAAKHKHQGGAVAAEVVVDDVTVYSLTETGLALQAVLKGTKFWVDDELN, encoded by the coding sequence ATGAGAAACTGTTCATTCGCTATTTTTGTATTGAGTGCTTTACTGATCGCGGGCTGTGCAAGCTCTAGTGGTAAGTCGGTGGAGCAAAAACGCGCAGCGGTTGAAAGTATGCGCAGTGACGTGCTGTCTAAATTGTACACTCAAAAACCGGACGTACAGCAACAAATCGCCAGTTCAGCCGGGTATGCTGTATTTGATAACGCAAACGTTAACGTGATCATCGCAAGTTTTGGTGGCGGGTATGGTGTTGCTGTTAATCGCCAAACTGGTGCTAAGACGTACATGAACATGGCTGAAGCGGGTATAGGGTTTGGTATTGGTGCGAAAGACTTTAGTGTTGTGATGGTTTTTCATACCTCAGCTGCTTTACAGCGGTTTATAGAACATGGTTGGGCCTTTGGTGGTAATGCAGATGCTGCAGCAAAACACAAACATCAAGGGGGTGCTGTTGCTGCTGAAGTCGTGGTAGATGATGTAACCGTTTACTCTTTGACAGAAACAGGGCTTGCATTACAAGCGGTTCTTAAGGGAACTAAATTTTGGGTTGATGATGAACTCAATTAA
- a CDS encoding helix-turn-helix transcriptional regulator, producing MHKSERLFQLVNLLKGRRLAITAKQLAERFEVSERTIYRDIESLQDSGVPIHGEAGIGYIINDHPLPPMMFSIDELTALLLGSKMVSAWTDPTLSNHAKAAIEKIEAVLPANLKQQSENSPYLVSSFNHGKQQQAFSASLRKAIETSLCVELHYQDVNQALSNRVIEPLGLVYWGGKWTLVAFCLLRQDYREFRLDRMQSVTVTQTSFTKHKEKCLEHYIALIRAKYANQCD from the coding sequence ATGCATAAATCGGAGCGACTATTTCAGCTTGTTAACCTGTTAAAAGGACGACGGCTTGCTATTACGGCAAAGCAACTTGCTGAGCGCTTTGAGGTATCTGAGCGTACTATTTATAGAGATATAGAATCGCTACAAGATTCGGGTGTACCTATACATGGTGAAGCCGGTATTGGCTATATAATCAATGATCATCCTCTTCCTCCTATGATGTTTAGCATTGATGAGCTGACAGCCCTCCTACTTGGCAGTAAAATGGTGAGTGCATGGACCGATCCTACCCTGAGCAATCATGCTAAAGCCGCAATAGAAAAAATTGAAGCTGTTCTTCCTGCTAACCTTAAGCAGCAAAGCGAAAACTCACCGTACTTAGTATCGAGCTTTAATCATGGCAAACAACAGCAAGCATTTAGCGCATCTTTGCGCAAAGCCATCGAAACCAGTCTGTGTGTTGAACTGCACTATCAAGACGTGAACCAAGCCCTCAGCAACAGAGTGATTGAGCCTTTAGGATTAGTATATTGGGGTGGCAAATGGACCTTAGTCGCGTTTTGCTTACTGCGCCAAGATTATCGTGAGTTTCGTTTAGATCGAATGCAAAGTGTGACCGTCACACAAACCTCGTTTACTAAACATAAAGAAAAGTGTTTAGAGCATTACATTGCACTTATCAGAGCCAAGTACGCAAACCAATGTGATTAA
- a CDS encoding acyl-CoA dehydrogenase family protein, with the protein MNEHNNAFIHAAQHLENNLSDPTQDTSVINFARSVAIDEQQEFPREYLSHLHSLNYFDQFVPHSLGGTLSDLSELLMACRLVSRRDLNAAIASGQTMLGALPVWLCGSDAQKKRLSSHILQGHLGCLALTEKKHGSNLLASEVTATVDQDGYRLNGEKWLINNATQGHTMTLLVRKIEPNGRESLAVMLLDKAKLSDYENIEKIATHGIRCADISGIRFHNTLVAKDCLIETAEPGIFGVLKALQISRILCAGFSLGAFDTCLRVTYEFAQNRALYQKTVLSMPTVQQGLGRSFAKLLLAEILATASIRAVSHASRSLSMYSAACKYWVPRQTELALDELKVILGARYYLREEHCSGIFQKMLRDNAVVSLFDGSSQVNLGLISAQTNAISAQLLKTPSCHEELSQWFSLDESKPFAALDQQQFAVNNAGQDPILSAFLARFSDGSQNHLPPSVMTQCLILKQRILSWCDDVQTLQQTEQNEPTSVVRFNKAKQYTTLLSAACCALFIIHNETHPLLGNADIATDLLSLVLNDDDMWLPSKALLEALDEQNQHHKLFSLFPISLAK; encoded by the coding sequence ATGAATGAACACAACAACGCCTTTATACACGCGGCGCAACATCTAGAAAACAACCTAAGCGATCCGACTCAAGATACATCAGTTATTAATTTTGCCCGCTCTGTAGCAATTGATGAGCAGCAAGAATTTCCAAGGGAATACTTAAGTCATTTACATAGCTTGAATTACTTTGACCAATTTGTTCCTCACTCCCTCGGTGGAACATTAAGCGATCTTTCAGAGCTATTAATGGCCTGTCGACTGGTCTCAAGACGAGACCTAAACGCCGCAATCGCCAGTGGCCAAACGATGCTAGGCGCCTTACCCGTCTGGTTGTGTGGCAGTGACGCGCAAAAAAAACGACTGAGCAGCCATATTTTACAAGGCCACTTAGGTTGTTTAGCGCTGACAGAGAAAAAACATGGTAGCAATCTGTTAGCCAGCGAAGTCACCGCCACAGTTGACCAAGACGGTTATCGACTCAACGGCGAAAAATGGCTGATTAATAACGCCACGCAAGGCCATACCATGACCTTGTTGGTACGCAAGATTGAGCCAAATGGACGAGAGTCTTTAGCTGTGATGCTGCTTGATAAAGCAAAGCTCAGTGATTATGAAAACATCGAAAAAATCGCAACCCACGGTATTCGCTGCGCCGATATCAGCGGTATCCGTTTTCACAATACGTTAGTAGCTAAAGATTGTTTAATCGAAACCGCCGAACCGGGCATTTTCGGCGTACTTAAAGCACTGCAGATCTCTAGAATCTTGTGCGCTGGCTTCTCGTTAGGCGCATTTGATACCTGTTTACGCGTGACATATGAATTCGCGCAAAATCGCGCACTTTATCAAAAAACAGTGCTTTCAATGCCAACCGTGCAACAAGGACTAGGACGTAGTTTTGCCAAACTGCTGTTAGCTGAAATACTTGCAACTGCGAGCATTCGGGCGGTCAGTCATGCCAGTCGCTCACTAAGTATGTACTCTGCCGCTTGTAAATATTGGGTCCCACGCCAGACTGAGCTGGCGCTTGATGAACTCAAGGTCATTTTGGGCGCTAGGTACTATTTACGCGAAGAGCACTGTAGTGGTATTTTCCAAAAAATGCTCAGAGACAATGCCGTAGTCTCCTTGTTTGATGGCAGTAGCCAAGTAAATCTTGGTTTGATCTCGGCGCAAACTAACGCTATCTCAGCACAATTACTAAAAACACCAAGTTGCCACGAAGAGTTAAGCCAGTGGTTTAGCCTTGATGAAAGTAAACCATTTGCAGCACTCGACCAACAGCAATTTGCCGTTAATAATGCAGGCCAAGACCCTATTCTTAGCGCATTTTTGGCACGCTTTAGCGACGGTTCTCAAAACCACCTTCCACCATCGGTCATGACCCAGTGTTTAATACTGAAACAGCGTATTTTAAGCTGGTGCGATGATGTACAAACGCTGCAACAAACCGAACAAAATGAGCCAACCAGCGTTGTGCGTTTTAATAAAGCAAAACAATACACAACACTATTAAGTGCAGCATGTTGCGCGCTGTTTATTATTCATAACGAAACACATCCACTGCTTGGTAACGCCGACATCGCCACTGATTTGCTCTCATTAGTACTCAATGATGATGACATGTGGTTGCCTTCAAAAGCACTACTTGAGGCATTAGATGAGCAAAACCAGCACCATAAGTTGTTTTCATTGTTCCCTATCTCATTGGCAAAGTAA
- a CDS encoding class I SAM-dependent methyltransferase produces the protein MSHWNEKQALAYDQQWGELDFHRQIPSLAGVSNNTRVIEIGCGGGFLSVCLANHAEGVSVLALDPSDKMIELANKRKQQSGLGKAQLAFLQAGAESLSVDAQSIDLVIAAFSLHHWSDPKLGMQLVFNGLKLGGKIWLCEDMNTPTGGELKVNDDLKAFAGIKLLLEQFNFANIKKQLLWTPEGEFLIVEATKTATINSQ, from the coding sequence ATGAGTCATTGGAATGAAAAACAGGCACTAGCATACGATCAACAGTGGGGTGAGTTAGACTTTCATCGTCAAATCCCCAGTTTGGCAGGAGTATCAAATAATACCAGAGTCATCGAAATTGGTTGTGGGGGCGGATTTTTAAGTGTGTGTTTGGCTAACCACGCGGAGGGAGTATCGGTTCTAGCGCTTGACCCTAGCGATAAAATGATTGAATTGGCAAACAAACGAAAACAACAATCAGGGTTAGGTAAAGCGCAGCTAGCGTTTTTGCAAGCAGGCGCTGAATCACTAAGCGTTGACGCGCAGTCTATCGATTTAGTCATTGCGGCGTTTTCTTTGCACCATTGGAGCGACCCTAAACTGGGAATGCAGTTAGTTTTTAATGGCTTAAAATTGGGGGGCAAAATCTGGTTATGTGAAGATATGAATACCCCAACAGGTGGTGAGTTGAAGGTGAATGACGATTTAAAAGCTTTTGCGGGTATTAAATTATTGCTTGAGCAATTTAACTTTGCCAACATTAAAAAACAATTGCTCTGGACGCCAGAAGGCGAGTTTTTGATTGTTGAAGCAACCAAAACAGCTACTATCAATTCGCAATAA
- a CDS encoding class I SAM-dependent methyltransferase has protein sequence MSSSQLKHAQNLLTAQQYAQAAKAFENIVDEQTQNVAAYTGLALCNLSLGNHFEALGCAVDACQFGGYQPSELVVLLKVLTSGRFSSYLKPVEKALHKALEHKYLEGQAVELLRIQLMSKYKKVLEESIVELNEPLEDMLGDPTFYHVVSRTIIANHQLEKVILLGRKELLRCIANNLDARHYLPTMAAIACQNLLNDGLYHTTEEEEQLLAQLEACEPVFKSEAVALKLCYASFDEAMAIWAQADDAFDNYKLNELATDLDFYQSVRSGAIEIASELNNETSKTVQSFYKENPYPKYKVVNMSALSVTQCMARLGMKAVPAPNILIAGCGTGLQVIELAFANPDGHITAIDISPMSISYAQQMVKRYQLSNVEFRLLDILEAKQLAQQYDFIISTGVLHHMASPESGLKVLAELLKPQRTMVLGFYSELGRRELPHIRKSVLSFFGSDNITKEQLPLWRSQWSEQQKSEAWFNSNDFFNSNGMMDAIFHPQEAYYDLPTLEKMLTTAGLNFGSMALNNVQKARYQRALDDFEPLKSGESLSHWAEFEQLYPDFFMGMYNFFAIKQ, from the coding sequence ATGTCTTCCAGCCAATTGAAGCACGCACAAAACTTATTAACTGCACAACAGTACGCTCAAGCAGCAAAAGCGTTCGAAAATATCGTTGATGAGCAAACACAAAATGTCGCAGCCTATACAGGATTGGCTTTATGTAATTTAAGTTTGGGTAATCATTTTGAAGCACTTGGCTGTGCTGTAGATGCTTGTCAATTTGGCGGGTATCAACCGAGCGAACTAGTTGTATTGCTAAAGGTGCTCACATCAGGTCGTTTTTCCTCTTACCTTAAACCGGTAGAAAAAGCCTTACATAAAGCGTTGGAGCATAAATACCTTGAAGGACAAGCCGTTGAATTGCTTAGAATTCAACTAATGTCAAAATATAAAAAAGTCTTGGAAGAGTCTATCGTTGAGCTCAATGAGCCTTTAGAGGACATGCTTGGCGACCCTACTTTTTATCATGTTGTTTCACGTACGATAATAGCGAATCACCAACTAGAAAAAGTTATCTTACTGGGTAGAAAAGAACTACTTAGGTGTATAGCCAACAATTTAGATGCAAGGCACTATTTACCAACAATGGCGGCGATTGCGTGTCAAAATTTGTTGAACGATGGCCTGTACCATACCACTGAAGAAGAAGAACAGTTGCTAGCCCAGCTAGAGGCTTGTGAGCCTGTTTTTAAATCTGAGGCTGTAGCACTGAAACTATGTTATGCCAGCTTTGATGAGGCGATGGCTATATGGGCGCAAGCAGATGATGCCTTTGATAACTACAAGTTGAATGAGCTAGCGACTGATCTTGATTTTTATCAATCGGTTCGCAGCGGTGCGATAGAAATTGCCAGTGAACTTAACAACGAAACATCCAAAACGGTACAGTCTTTTTATAAAGAAAATCCATACCCTAAATATAAAGTGGTGAACATGAGTGCATTGAGTGTGACGCAATGTATGGCGCGACTTGGTATGAAGGCGGTGCCTGCTCCCAATATTCTGATAGCGGGTTGTGGCACGGGGTTACAAGTCATAGAGCTAGCTTTTGCCAACCCTGATGGGCACATTACGGCCATAGATATCAGTCCTATGAGCATTAGTTATGCACAACAAATGGTAAAACGTTATCAATTATCAAATGTTGAGTTTAGGTTGTTAGACATACTAGAGGCGAAGCAGCTTGCTCAGCAATATGATTTTATAATCAGTACTGGCGTATTACACCATATGGCCAGTCCAGAGAGTGGACTTAAGGTGTTAGCTGAACTACTAAAGCCGCAAAGAACCATGGTTTTAGGTTTTTATAGCGAACTCGGTCGACGTGAGTTACCTCATATACGCAAGAGCGTGCTTAGCTTCTTTGGCAGTGACAATATTACAAAAGAGCAACTTCCTTTGTGGCGTAGCCAATGGAGCGAGCAACAGAAAAGTGAAGCATGGTTTAACTCTAACGACTTTTTTAATAGTAACGGTATGATGGATGCTATTTTTCATCCACAAGAAGCTTACTATGATCTGCCAACGCTTGAAAAAATGTTAACAACAGCAGGGCTGAATTTTGGTTCTATGGCGTTGAATAATGTACAAAAGGCTCGATATCAGCGCGCGCTTGACGATTTTGAACCGCTTAAATCGGGAGAGTCATTGTCACATTGGGCTGAATTTGAACAGCTTTACCCTGATTTTTTCATGGGAATGTATAACTTTTTTGCGATTAAGCAATAG
- the pdxR gene encoding MocR-like pyridoxine biosynthesis transcription factor PdxR, which translates to MHPIDFKASKSRGAIYLQLAQAFRDAIKSGKLLKGTKLSSARAMSVAYQLNRHTVMNALQLLVAEGWLESREKSGYFVTRSLPIESSSQQKKQPAYEKMNLSFADPLPEPKTININDYKYNFAGGLPDINRFPFNEYKRAVTKACRHIDINQLHYGEIAGVSELKAQIQDYLVRARSLKCNDLLICNGSQEALFLAARSFISPGDYIACETLGYPPARRAFSSCGARLVDIKQDEQGLCVDDFAKQLKQYKIKMLYLTPLHQYPTTVTLSPTRRLQIYRLCYEHGVVIIEDDYDHEFHYQCQPLQPMAADDPAGIVIYISTFSKLMFAGARVGYVTACGQILAQMRAHKQLINHKNDVLTQLAVAHWMSSGDFERHLKRTTKLYKVRYQAMADTLTQCQRQGLPLQFLQPDGGMAMWVNCQVNVQDVKRRAHEQGIYLQTEDEFYFAHSVRSLKPNTCDVSHIRLGFAGQSEAQMHAGLMALMRVIYP; encoded by the coding sequence GTGCACCCGATAGATTTTAAAGCGAGTAAAAGTCGTGGGGCGATATACTTGCAATTAGCACAAGCCTTTAGAGATGCTATTAAAAGCGGAAAACTGCTTAAGGGAACTAAACTTAGCTCGGCGCGTGCCATGTCAGTGGCTTATCAATTAAACCGCCATACGGTGATGAATGCCTTGCAGTTGTTGGTTGCTGAAGGGTGGCTAGAGTCGCGTGAAAAGTCGGGGTACTTTGTTACGCGCTCTTTGCCAATAGAGTCAAGCTCACAGCAAAAAAAGCAGCCTGCTTATGAGAAAATGAACTTATCTTTTGCAGACCCTTTACCAGAGCCCAAAACGATTAATATTAACGACTACAAGTATAATTTTGCCGGAGGTTTACCGGATATCAATCGTTTTCCGTTTAATGAATACAAGCGTGCAGTTACTAAAGCGTGCCGACATATTGATATAAACCAACTACATTACGGTGAAATTGCAGGAGTAAGTGAGCTCAAAGCACAAATACAAGATTACCTAGTGCGCGCGAGAAGTTTAAAGTGCAATGATCTGCTGATATGCAATGGCTCACAAGAAGCATTATTTTTGGCGGCGAGATCATTTATATCACCAGGTGATTATATTGCTTGCGAAACATTAGGCTATCCGCCAGCTCGCCGCGCATTTTCTTCATGCGGAGCTCGTTTGGTTGATATTAAACAGGATGAGCAAGGGTTGTGTGTAGATGATTTTGCCAAACAGTTAAAGCAATACAAAATTAAGATGTTGTATTTAACGCCATTACATCAATACCCTACAACAGTGACTTTATCACCTACACGGCGGTTGCAAATTTATCGTCTTTGTTATGAGCATGGTGTGGTTATCATTGAAGACGATTACGACCATGAGTTTCACTATCAATGCCAACCGTTACAGCCAATGGCTGCTGATGACCCAGCAGGGATCGTGATTTATATTTCTACATTTTCAAAATTGATGTTTGCAGGAGCTCGAGTAGGTTATGTAACCGCTTGTGGGCAAATATTGGCGCAAATGCGCGCCCACAAACAGCTTATTAATCATAAAAATGATGTATTAACCCAACTTGCTGTTGCTCACTGGATGTCTAGCGGAGATTTTGAACGACACCTTAAGCGCACAACTAAGCTATACAAAGTGCGTTACCAAGCGATGGCGGATACCTTAACCCAATGCCAGCGCCAAGGGTTGCCTTTGCAATTTTTGCAACCTGATGGAGGAATGGCGATGTGGGTGAATTGCCAAGTTAATGTGCAAGATGTGAAGCGTCGTGCACACGAGCAGGGTATCTATTTGCAAACAGAAGACGAATTTTACTTTGCCCATAGCGTGCGTTCATTAAAGCCAAATACGTGTGACGTTAGTCATATTCGACTCGGTTTTGCAGGGCAAAGTGAAGCGCAGATGCATGCTGGGCTTATGGCACTAATGCGCGTTATTTACCCTTGA
- a CDS encoding SixA phosphatase family protein, whose product MKIKSLFLPLLLLSNAALALPEHIILFRHAEKAKGTNPELLEAGQQRAHHLATLFSELSISHLFSTDYKRTQQTIAPLAHTHNLPVQSYDPSNLKAFAEQLKKLKGNIVVAGHSNTTPELVNFLSAQQVSISEDEFNKVFVVSFSDKNKAHVLTLSSDIKGK is encoded by the coding sequence ATGAAAATTAAAAGCCTTTTTTTACCTTTACTGCTGCTAAGCAATGCCGCCTTGGCATTACCAGAACACATTATTTTATTTCGCCACGCTGAAAAAGCTAAAGGCACGAACCCCGAATTACTCGAAGCAGGGCAACAAAGAGCGCACCACCTAGCTACTCTTTTTAGTGAGTTATCAATCAGTCATTTATTTAGTACTGATTACAAGCGTACTCAGCAAACTATCGCACCTTTGGCGCACACACATAACTTGCCAGTGCAAAGCTACGACCCCAGTAATTTAAAAGCCTTTGCCGAACAACTGAAGAAGCTTAAAGGTAATATTGTGGTGGCAGGTCACAGTAACACCACTCCAGAGCTGGTTAATTTTCTCAGTGCACAACAAGTCAGTATTAGTGAAGATGAATTTAATAAAGTATTTGTGGTCTCTTTTTCCGATAAAAACAAGGCGCACGTTTTAACGCTTAGCTCAGACATCAAGGGTAAATAA